One part of the Ailuropoda melanoleuca isolate Jingjing chromosome 6, ASM200744v2, whole genome shotgun sequence genome encodes these proteins:
- the ANAPC13 gene encoding anaphase-promoting complex subunit 13, whose amino-acid sequence MDSEVQRDGRILDLIDDAWREDKLPYEDVAIPLNELPEPEQDNGGTTESVKEQEMKWTDLALQYLHENVPPIGN is encoded by the exons ATGGACAGTGAGGTACAAAGAGATGGAAGGATCTTGGATTTGATTGACGATGCTTGGCGAGAAGACAAGCTGCCCTATGAGGATGTTGCAATACCACTG AATGAGCTTCCTGAACCTGAACAGGACAATGGTGGCACCACAGAATCGGtgaaagaacaagaaatgaaGTGGACCGACTTGGCCTTACAGTATCTCCATGAGAATGTTCCCCCTATAGGAAACTAA